The following coding sequences are from one Triticum aestivum cultivar Chinese Spring chromosome 5A, IWGSC CS RefSeq v2.1, whole genome shotgun sequence window:
- the LOC123105829 gene encoding uncharacterized protein isoform X2 gives MADMRGMAETDERRERWREKRGREGDETPEEREGGGGHFNGLQRGAAPAAEPARPPRRQVATPLTALGSPFKPIQSQRLLPTSPNLAPLLHPSKHARLKAPRSSPATLSRRRRAACLLTNYIALYYFLTNWLLQRLMEGSSDQRSQIVCFKFSVLELISSTLTCIRKPTDSHSRKAWILSCSDNDNLGVTCKNTTVQGFNQVQLFRLLTRDDIFSPTESAKDEPSQD, from the exons ATGGCTGACATGCGCGGCATGGCCGAAACCGACGAGagaagagagagatggagagaaaagAGAGGACGGGAAGGAGACGAGACGCCAGAGGAGAGAGAAGGGGGTGGTGGTCACTTCAACGGGCTGCAGCGCGGCGCCGCCCCGGCCGCTGAGCCTGCCCGACCGCCCCGTCGCCAAGTCGCCACCCCACTGACTGCCCTGGGCTCGCCCTTTAAACCAATTCAGAGCCAGCGATTGTTGCCCACATCGCCGAACCTGGCTCCCCTTCTCCACCCCAGCAAGCACGCGCGCTTGAAGGCGCCCAGGAGCTCGCCGGCAACACTCAGCAGACGCAGGAGAGCTGCGTGCCTG TTAACAAATTATATTGCCCTGTACTACTTTTTAACAAATTGGCTCCTACAAAGACTAATGGAAGGATCATCAGACCAACGTAGTCAAATTGTCTGCTTCAAATTTTCGG TTTTGGAGCTGATCAGTAGCACGCTGACATGCATCAGGAAGCCGACGGACAGCCATAGTAGGAAGGCGTGGATCTTGAGCTGCAGCGACAACGACAACTTGGGCGTTACCTGCAAAAATACAACAGTTCAAGGGTTTAACCAAGT TCAACTATTCAGACTATTGACTAGGGACGATATTTTCAGTCCTACTGAGTCTGCAAAGGATGAGCCAAGCCAAGATTAA
- the LOC123105829 gene encoding uncharacterized protein isoform X1: MADMRGMAETDERRERWREKRGREGDETPEEREGGGGHFNGLQRGAAPAAEPARPPRRQVATPLTALGSPFKPIQSQRLLPTSPNLAPLLHPSKHARLKAPRSSPATLSRRRRAACLVRVNVWTRGIGGLSKLTNYIALYYFLTNWLLQRLMEGSSDQRSQIVCFKFSVLELISSTLTCIRKPTDSHSRKAWILSCSDNDNLGVTCKNTTVQGFNQVQLFRLLTRDDIFSPTESAKDEPSQD; this comes from the exons ATGGCTGACATGCGCGGCATGGCCGAAACCGACGAGagaagagagagatggagagaaaagAGAGGACGGGAAGGAGACGAGACGCCAGAGGAGAGAGAAGGGGGTGGTGGTCACTTCAACGGGCTGCAGCGCGGCGCCGCCCCGGCCGCTGAGCCTGCCCGACCGCCCCGTCGCCAAGTCGCCACCCCACTGACTGCCCTGGGCTCGCCCTTTAAACCAATTCAGAGCCAGCGATTGTTGCCCACATCGCCGAACCTGGCTCCCCTTCTCCACCCCAGCAAGCACGCGCGCTTGAAGGCGCCCAGGAGCTCGCCGGCAACACTCAGCAGACGCAGGAGAGCTGCGTGCCTGGTGCGTGTGAATGTGTGGACGCGAGGCATTGGAGGCCTCAGCAAG TTAACAAATTATATTGCCCTGTACTACTTTTTAACAAATTGGCTCCTACAAAGACTAATGGAAGGATCATCAGACCAACGTAGTCAAATTGTCTGCTTCAAATTTTCGG TTTTGGAGCTGATCAGTAGCACGCTGACATGCATCAGGAAGCCGACGGACAGCCATAGTAGGAAGGCGTGGATCTTGAGCTGCAGCGACAACGACAACTTGGGCGTTACCTGCAAAAATACAACAGTTCAAGGGTTTAACCAAGT TCAACTATTCAGACTATTGACTAGGGACGATATTTTCAGTCCTACTGAGTCTGCAAAGGATGAGCCAAGCCAAGATTAA
- the LOC123108319 gene encoding butanoate--CoA ligase AAE1-like: protein MERGTVRCAANYAPLTPLSFIQRAAAVYGDRPAVVYAGRRPTTWREARDRCVRVAAALATRFGVARGDVVAVLSPNVPAMYELHFAVPMAGAVLCTLNTRHDAAMVSTLLKHSDAKVFLVESGLLGIGRDALQRLADSRSGAASIPVLVTISDDTDSIDLDACGNEYEALIKSAPSHFDIRWPANELDAITLNYTSGTTSRPKGVIYNHRGVYLNTIATALAYDITPMPMYLWTVPMFHGNGWSMTWAVAMQGGTNICLRHFTARVIFDNIARHGVTHMGGAPTVLNMIVNSPAVDRRPSSAETVVRVMTGGAPPPPRVLAGMEELGFVVYHIYGLTETHGAATVCTWMPEWDALPVEERARLKARQGFHHIAMEDADVKDPTTMENVPHDGKTVGEVMFRGNTVMSGYYKDVDATKESMAGGWLRTGDLAIRHPEGYIQVKDRAKDIIISGGENISSIEVESIIFGHPAVLEAAVVARPDDHWGETPCAFVKLKDGASATEAEIIGFCREKLPHYMVPKTVVFEDLPKASTGKTQKFVLREKAGAMGSLTKAGNSKL, encoded by the exons ATGGAGCGCGGCACTGTGCGGTGCGCGGCCAACTACGCGCCGCTGACGCCGCTCAGCTTCATCCAGCGCGCCGCGGCCGTCTACGGCGACCGCCCCGCCGTGGTGTACGCGGGGAGGCGGCCAACCACGTGGAGGGAGGCCCGGGACCGGTGCGTCCGCGTGGCCGCCGCGCTCGCCACCCGGTTCGGCGTCGCGCGCGGCGATGTG GTGGCTGTTCTCAGCCCGAACGTGCCGGCCATGTACGAGCTACACTTCGCCGTGCCCATGGCCGGCGCCGTCCTCTGCACGCTCAACACGCGGCACGATGCGGCCATGGTGTCCACCCTCCTGAAGCACTCCGATGCCAAGGTGTTCCTCGTCGAGTCAGGCCTTCTCGGCATCGGGAGAGACGCGCTACAGCGTCTTGCCGACTCCAGGTCCGGCGCCGCCAGCATTCCGGTCCTCGTAACCATCTCCGACGACACCGACTCCATCGACCTTGACGCCTGCGGAAATGAGTATGAGGCTCTCATCAAGAGTGCCCCTTCGCATTTCGACATCCGCTGGCCGGCGAACGAGCTGGACGCCATCACGCTCAACTACACGTCTGGCACGACGTCGCGGCCCAAGGGCGTGATCTACAACCACCGGGGCGTGTACCTCAACACCATCGCCACGGCCCTCGCTTACGACATCACTCCGATGCCGATGTACCTGTGGACGGTGCCCATGTTCCACGGCAATGGCTGGAGCATGACGTGGGCTGTCGCCATGCAGGGTGGCACCAACATCTGTCTCCGCCACTTCACGGCGAGGGTCATCTTCGACAACATCGCACGACATGGAGTGACACACATGGGTGGTGCACCTACGGTTCTCAACATGATCGTTAATTCGCCCGCGGTGGATCGAAGGCCATCGTCGGCCGAGACGGTGGTGCGTGTTATGACGggcggcgcgccgccgccgccccgcgtccTGGCTGGAATGGAGGAGCTTGGCTTCGTGGTATATCATATATACGGCCTCACCGAGACGCACGGTGCAGCCACTGTGTGCACGTGGATGCCGGAGTGGGACGCgctgccggtggaggagcgcgcacgGCTCAAGGCGCGGCAGGGGTTCCATCACATAGCGATGGAGGATGCCGATGTCAAGGACCCGACCACCATGGAGAATGTGCCGCACGACGGCAAGACGGTGGGCGAGGTGATGTTCCGTGGCAACACGGTCATGAGTGGGTACTACAAGGATGTTGATGCGACCAAAGAGTCCATGGCGGGAGGGTGGTTGCGCACAGGGGACCTTGCCATCCGGCACCCAGAAGGGTACATCCAAGTCAAAGATAGGGCCAAGGACATCATCATATCGGGCGGCGAGAACATCAGCTCGATAGAGGTGGAGTCCATAATCTTTGGCCACCCAGCGGTGCTCGAGGCAGCGGTCGTGGCGAGGCCCGACGACCATTGGGGGGAGACACCATGTGCCTTCGTCAAGCTGAAGGATGGCGCAAGTGCCACAGAAGCAGAGATCATAGGCTTCTGTCGGGAGAAGCTGCCACACTACATGGTGCCCAAGACAGTGGTGTTTGAGGATTTGCCCAAAGCTTCCACCGGGAAGACACAGAAGTTTGTTCTTCGGGAGAAGGCCGGAGCGATGGGAAGCCTCACGAAGGCCGGAAACAGCAAATTGTAG